Genomic DNA from Acidisoma sp. PAMC 29798:
GGTGTCGTCATACTAATGTACGGGGCGGCATATCGCGCCCTTGCCGCCGCCTCCTCCCATTACTTCGCCCCTCCCCGGCACACCTATATCCAGATGGAGGTGCCATTTGGTCGGATCGATCTTGCCACGGTCGATCCCACAGCATAACCATTTCGATATATTCCTCACGAAGCAGTGAGGCTCACTATTTTGCCATACTCCGGCCAGCCCGCATTTCTATTCGGCGCCCGTATCATTGCTGATTAGGAATACGAATGGCCTATTGCCACGACATTACGCGCAGAAGCGAAGCGCAACGACTGTTTGCAGCGCTGACAGAAGCTTTAGTTCTGCGAGATGTCTCACGCTTTTCATGGCCCGAGGGGCTCAACAACGTTCAGACGATAAAAGTCCTGCGTGCAAGGGCATCTCTGGCCAATTCGTTGGCCGCATATCGTAATCGGACTTGATGCGAGGGGTGCCGTCACTGCTCGCCAGGCGTACCCAACGATTTCTTGATTTGAGAGAGCCAAGGCGGGAGGAGCGTCGGTTCCGGCGCGAGTGCCCGCGCGGAGGCATCAGCGTGAGTTCCATCCTCACCGCGCCAGTCGTCAATTACTTTGTCGGAAACGAACAACCATCGAGGCTCGTGCCCGCAACCAGCAGTGCCCACAATTCCGGATGACCAGATCGGAGGGTGTCCGAGCCGTCACGTTTGAATAGTAGGACGGCATTCGCAGAGGCATCATCTGGTTCCAGGCTCGCGATCGCCTCTTGGCCTGCATCCATCAAACGCGCAGTGCGGACCATGGAGGTTGCTTCGACTCGAGTCTCAACAGATCGCATCGCCAACTTCAGCGGCGCTATTTCAACCCTGCCGCCGGGTGCATCGGGATCGATACATAAAGAACGCCATTCCACATACCCATCATATGGGAAGTTTTCTGTTCGATATGGGCGCTCACCGGGATGTCCTTCGTTCGGATTGCTGATGCCAACGACGGTAGGTTTTATCGGTGTGGCCGGAGTAGCCTCACTTAGGGCTTAGGCACACGTTACCCTTTTTGTGATCGGTAGCTATCAGGCTAGCTGAGCGCTCGGCTTCACACTTGCGCCGTCGGTCACCACCCTCGGCGATCGCGCGACCTGGACCACATGAACAGGACCGCCAGCACAACGACAACCAGGACAACCTCTTGGCCGAGCGTGAGCTGGTGCATCAGTCGGAAGATGACGCTGTAGATCATCGCGTGGATGACGGCTGACACCGCCATGTGCGCCATCCAGTCGGTCATGCCGCCGCCATAGCTGTGGTGATAGCCGTAACCGCCGCCATATCCGTAGCTGTGGTGATAGGCGAGCAGTGTCAGGTGGCTCATGCGAACGGAACCCCTTCCAGCACCGTCCCCGCGGTGATGATGCCCCAGCTTAGCGGGTCACCAGGAGGCAGCGGATAGAGGTAGGGCGGCCGTGTCACAACGGGCTTGACGTCGCTGTTGGCTGTCTCTCCCAACAGGAACGCCACCCTGGTCCTCAGTGCCTCACTGGAGACGCCAAGACGCGCCGCTATCCGTGCGTAACGGCGATCACGGGCGATTAGCGTCAACGCTAGGCCGTCCATCTCGGGCGTCCATGTCGTCACGGATCAGTAGCCCTCCACATCAGAGAATTTCGGAAACAGCCGCCTGATTTGCACATCCCGCTGAGCAGAGAATGCATGGACCATTGCCTTTGCCGCTGGGAGATCGGTGCCGAAGTGCAGGAAGTCCCAGGTATCGTCCTTCCAGACCAACTCGATGGCATAGTATCGGACGGTGCCGAGCAAAGGGATGCGAACATACCCGCGCCCGGCCGGGAGCTGCATGGCACGCCTGGTGTCGCAGGGCCTGAGCTGCAAGTAAGCGGCCCGCTTCCACTGAACCGCTGTGGGGGTGATGATTTCGATTTCGCCGCCGCCGTCTTTGTCGTGTTCGTCCTCGTATTCGCTCATTCGATCACCTTGCGTCGGCCCGCTTCGTATCCCCCAAAAAAGCGTGCGGCGTAACGTTTGCCGTCAGGGGTGATTGTCACGAGCACGCTTCGCCAATCGTCTGGATTGTCTCCTCGTTTAACGAGACCCGCCCGTTCCAGATGATCAACCGCCCGCGTGATAGAGGGCGTGGGGATCATCAGGCGGATAGCAAGACCCTTGACTGTCCACGGCTGTTTCGACGTGCAGCAGATCAGAAGAACCGCCAACTGCCGGAGGGTCAGGTCCCGGTCCTTCTCGCGCATCAGGGTCGTGATACGGCACGCGAGAAGAGCGGCGAAATCGTATTCCTCTTTCATGGACTCGCCTTTCTCATGCGTGTTCCGGTGCAATTTCAGTCGTCACAAGACATTGTTCGATCGCGCCCACGCGGCTGGAACAGCGGCAGCAGGTCCGTTGATTGGACACCATAGGGCGGCCACTTCACGGGAGTCGATGCGGCTGCGGCGGGCAGTCCGGGACCGAAACCAGTCGCCCTGATGACCTGTGGTCCCGACATCGTCCGTCTCTCCATCCAGGGCAGCGCGGCCGTGTAAACCGCGAACAGCGCCTCCGCAGGCGTCGCCTCGAACCACTCGTTGCGGACGCACATTTTGCCGAGTAGCCGGTGCGCTTGGTGCTCGACGTCAGGGGCATCGCCGAACGGCACAGCAATCGCCACGTGGATCATGAGGTCGAGCGGTGACGCGGTCTGGAGCGTTGCGAGTCTGGCACGCGGGTTGGTCGCCATACCGATCTTCTGAAGCCCGCTGACGGGGCCGATCACATAGACATAGCGGATAGCGGGAGGCAGTCGGGCGTTACGCTTCAAGTCGAGCGGTTCCTCATTCGCACACCGGCGCCGCCACCGTTCTCGGCGATGAATTCGACGCCTGCGGCCTCTAGGGCACGACGGATCGCATCCATGTTCGCCGATGTTATCGCGCCGCCAGATTCGAGGCGTTGAACCGTGGAAAGGCCCAGATTGGCGGCCTCAGCTAGTTGGCGGGCTGACCATCCCAAGAAACCTCTTGCTCCCCTCGTCTGAGCGGCGGACAGATTCATTTTAGTTCACATGACATAAATTGCTTGACCACCGCATTCTGTGATGTAATTTATGTCACATGAGGCGAATAACTTCAATGGTCGCTTCCGTCACCGCGCCGGGCGGCTCCCGGCACAGTCCGCAGCGCTAAGTCGCTGGGCGAGGTCGAGACGGCGAGTGCGGACACACCCGTCGTCTCTGACCCCAAGCAAGGGACCAAGACCCATGCGAGTGGCTACTATGAAGCTTACACCCGAGGGTCAGCGCCTGCCATTCGCGCTGGTCCTCATCGACCTCGACAGCCACAGCGACGGAGCTCTGATGCGCATGTGCGCCAGGGCGATGAAGCTGAGCGACGACGGCGAGATTGCCCGCACCGTCGGCCGGACCGCCGTGGTGATGTGGGCCCGCGAATTCGGCGCCGAGCAGGAGGACCTGCGGACCCGCATCGTCCATACCGCCGCACGCACGGCCGAGGGTGCTGCCATGAAGGCGCTCTACGCGACGAGCGATGTCCTCGTCGCTGCGCGGCCCGTCCTGCACCAGGCGGCCTACAGCGCCCTTGAGGACATGCTGCGGATGGGGAGGCGCACGTGAGCGGCCGGCGCGGCGTAGGCCGCCGGAACCTGATCGGGGGCGCTTCGATGCTCATCCTGATGGCGGCCGAGGCAGGTGTCGCTAAGGCAGAGGAGTTGGACGGGCAGCTCCTGGCGCTCTGTGCCGAATACCACGAGAAGGAGGACGAATTCGATCGTCTCTCTGATATCTTCGACGCCCTTGACCGCGCAGATCCCGAACACCGCAGGATTGATGCGGTCTTCACTCCTCTGGTTGGTCGCATCCACGAAATCCGGGACGAGGTGTCGGAAATTGCTGCCCGGACGCCTGAAGGGTTGCGAGCGAAGGCGAAGGTGTCCCTAAGGGAATTGGCGCATGGCGGCAACCTTGGTGGCGGACCTGCCAACGAAGCGGACCGTGTCGTCTGGTCGCTGTGCTGCGACCTGCTGGGGAGGGCAGCGTGATGGCCACCACTCTCGGGCGCCGCGGCGCCATCGGAGCGGCAACCGCCCTCATGGCGACTGCGGCTACCGGCTCCCAGCCGGCATGCGCTGCTGCGGCAGATCCTGTGGTTGCGCTCTGGGCCAAGACCCAGGCCGTGAGCGCTGAACTTGATCGGGTCTCGGGTCGGCAAAACGACCTCAGGCTCCAGATCATCGAACGGAACCCGACGCAACCACCGGGGGTTATGTTCGCAGATTGGTACAGAGGCGACCCTGATTTGCCTCGGTGCACGTCTCTTCGTGTTCTGAGCAACAAGCTCTGCTCCCAAAGCTCCGATCTTTACGACGAAATCGCTCTTGCTGCGGCCACGACTCCGCAAGGCATTCGAGCAAAATGCGCGGCGGCCATCTCGCTGTTAGTGCTAGAGCCAGATCTGCGCGATGAGATGTCGTTCTACGATCTGGTGCTGAATGCCCTGCGCGAAGCGGCGGCGGGGAGTGCGGAATAATGGGCGACGTTGTTCAGTTTCGCCGCAATCCGGCCGCTCCTGTCCGTCACATATTTGCGGAGCGCGAGATCCTCAGGGAAATGGCAGCCATTTGGCGGGCGGGCGGGCGGATCGCTCCCACGATGACGACGCCGAAACAGACGTCGGACTTTCTCTGCGGACAGATTCAACAGATCGCTGATAACCTCGGCATAGATGTTGAGGCACCGTTCCGGCGCACGACACCCGCGCCTAAGCCGACGGAGGGGTGAGGAATGGGGCGCATCATCGCTCGCACGGCCGCAGGTAACGCCGCAGCATTGGCGAATGAGTGTGCCCGATGAATCAGCGGACCCTCCGCGAGATGCGGCCCTCAATGCGCCAGCTTGCCGCTGTCCTCGCCGATACCCTCCGGCTGCAGTCCTGGCCGCGCCGGTGGGAACTGCTGAGCCTGGCCGGTCAGTTGGCCTGGCTGCGGGTGAAGATCACGTGGTTCCGGCTTCGTGAATACAAATCTTGTCGTTTCGAACCGCTGGAAGAGACTATCGATTGCTCCGCTTAAGGGCATGCTTCTCGAACATGTCGACCTTCATTTCGTAGGTGAGTTTGTGCGTCTCTCCGCAATTCTCACACTCAAATATTCGCATCGCCTTGACCCAGCGACCTGCCTTGAGCACGTCAAACTCGCAGTGCGGGCAGGTAATGACGAACAGCGCGTGAGATAGGTCTACTGGAAGCGCCAATAGTTAGCACGGCATCGGGAGGGTCGGTCGATCAATGCTCGTCATCCGAGGCTCTTGGGTTCATAAATCATATTATAGGAAACGCAGTGTCTGGCGTTTTGGATGCAGCTTGGATTGCAACGCTGGTAACTTCGGAACCATGCCGATTGCGTCATTACCCTTTAGACGGCCGAAATCGGCCAATCACTGTTTGACCCCTCTTGCTCGGCTTTTCGGGGCAACCAGGATTAGTGCGATACTGATCGAATCAACCATTTCAGGCCCAGGTCCACCCCGCGTCTATCGGGGGTATGGGGAGATGCATGCTCCTAGGCACCTCAACGCTGGCGGTGTCAGCCATGCTACGCGGCGCCGAAAGACGGGCGAGTTCATTTTCGGGTCGCGACAGGGCGCACCTATGAGAGCGCCCGAGATCAATCCCCAGATGCGGACGAAAGCGCCTGTTCAGCAGAGTAAGGCACATCAGGCAACCATTCGTTCATGACCTCAGACAATGTTTAAGCCGAGCAAGGTCCCGTTTTATCCATGATTTCATGGTCGCGATGGGAACCCGATGTTGCGCAGCGAGGTCGATGCGGGACACGCCATCAACGTAAGCGCTCGTCAATATAGCGCGGCGGTGGGGCTCCAATATCTTTAGGCATCGATGAAGTGCTTGGGCTTCAACATCCCCGATCAGTTGGGTGAGGGCATCGGCCGAGGCGTCTTTCTGGTCTGGAGCGGCCGTCACCGGTTTTTCTCGCCACCGGGGTCGCTTTATGTCGAGCGCTCGATACCGAACAATACTGGTCAACCAAGCCCCGGCATCGCCGCGCTGCGCGTCAAACGTCGCCGCATGCGTCCAGACCTGCAACAACGTGTCATGCACAGCGTCAGCCGCCAAGTCTGCGTCATCCGTGATGCGCATAGCTAATCTCGTCAAACGCCACGCTTGGGCGATGTAGAGGTCACGGAATGCCGATGCATCGCCCGACGCACAACGGCGGAGAAGCGCGCTCAGCATCTCCTCTGTGGTGGTAGAGGTTTGCTGCCGAGGTTCAGGCGTCATCATACCTAGTAACGCCGCAGATCAATGACGGATGCGGAACAAACCTATTCGCCAGGGCGGGTCCGGCACCAGGTGTCCCTTAACCCCGCTGCTTCGAGCAAGCCAGGCTCGCACAGCTTCAGCATCGTCGCCGTCGCACCAAAGTTCCCGCAGGCGGTGCAGCGCACGCCGACCATGGCAAATTCCATGAGCATCGTGGCGCCGTGCTTTCGGATCAGCCGATCGATTGGAATAGCGCCCAGGTGGCCGCATTTGGTGCATTCGCCATCCTGACCCAGCCGACCGGGGCAACCCTGAGGCTGGCGAGCTGCGGCTGACGGTTCGGATCCTTCCCGCCCATGGCGCCGTCTCCCGCGGTCCGGCCGCCTAGTTTCCCACAGGCTCTGCCTCTCGGTCAGGCCGCACGCCTTTGCCCATTGGTGGGAGAGATGACGCCAGCGCAATCGGCGTAGGCGGCTTACGAAGGACGATGTAATTCGATCGCCGGAGTGCCGTGATGACCTGCTCGGCCATGATCTCCGCATCGAGCCGGTCCGTCCGGTGCGCGGATCTCCGACCAAGGCTCTGAATAGCCATGCGAAACGTCAGGATAAGATCGGCTTCGACGGGGTGCCGGAGGTCCGCGGGGATCGGTCTGGTCTCGGTCACAGGTGCTGGCCTCCTCGCCACGGATTAGAACAAAGCACGAACAGTCCGGCAATGGGAGTCCAAATCGTTAAGGCTGGCGCCGAGTGGCTCCATGTCTGAGCTATTGCGCTCTGAAGATGGACGTTACACCGATTGGCGCGCACAACTCCCTGTATTGAAAAAGTTTTCTATACCAGGGAGGCACTCGATGGCTGACCATGGCTACCACCCTCGTATCCTGATTGTTGAAGATGAGGCGCTGGTGGCGATTGTGATCGCGGAGCAGCTGACCGACCTAGGCTATGAAGTGGTGACCGTGGCGACGGTCAAGCAAGCCTTGGCCAATCTGAAGCCGGAACATCGCCTTGACGCGGCGCTTCTCGATCTACAACTCGAGGGCGAGCAGAGTTTTGCCGTCGGGGATGCCCTCGTAGAGCGGAGAGTGCCGTTCGCCTTCATGACGGGGTTTGGACCCAGCGGCCTCAAAGGGACGCGCTTCTTCGACGTGCCTGTTCTAGCGAAGCCCTTCAGATTTGAGGAACTGAAAAGATCCCTCCTTGGCCTGCTCGCGGCTCCCGGCCTTCGCTAAGAGGCCCAGTCCGCGACCTTGTACCGTCATGGCATCGTTTCGCCTGATTATTTGTTATTTTAACGCAACTAGATAGTTAAGACGTAGCAACAAACAGTTTGCCCCGGCCACTTGCAGATAGTCTCTTTAACGTGTTTCGCTATTCGACTTAAATCGGTCTCTTTTCTAGCGTAACCTTCTAGGCTTTCAGTCATGACCGATGTGACGCGTATTCTTGTTGTGGAGGATGACCATCTACTTCGCATGATAGCCGTTGGTGTGCTGGAGGAAGAGGGCTTCGAGGTATTCGAGGCCCACGATGGCGATGCCGCCGTGATACATCTAACCGACCAGGCTTCTTCCATGCTGTGTTCACCGACGTCCAAATGCCTGGGAAGTTGGACGGCATTGGAGTCGCCCACCACGCACGCAGCATTCATCCTGGCATCCCGGTAATCATCGTGTCTGCCTTCGCCCACAACCTCAGGGAACGGTTGGCTGAGCTCGCCCCTCCCATGCAGTTCTTCACGAAGCCCTATCAGACCGCCGAGATCACAAAAGCTCTAAGGCGGCATAGGCAATAAGCCATGCTGACGTCGCTTTTTCTATTTGGCAGGACAGGCGGTCTGGTGTCAGATGTCTAGATGTCTCAGATCCTCCAGCAATATGCGGCGCTGCCAGTGACAGGACGTGAAGGGCGCTTCCAGGTCCTTCTGGTCACCTCGCGCGGTACCGGTCGATGGATCATCCCCAAAGGCCACCCCGAGAAGAAAATGACACCTTCATCGGTTGCGGCACTTGAGGCTTTGGAAGAAGCGGGCGTTTCCGGCTCGATCGAACCCGAGCCGCTCGGACGGTATCAATCGACGAAGCGCCTGCCGTCGGGTGAGGTAGTGGCATGCAACGTCACTGTCTTCCGATTGGACGTCTCAGAGCACCATTCCAACTGGAAGGAGGACACTGAGCGTAAAAGGCTCTGGGTGCCTCTCATCCAAGCCGCTCGGTTTGTCGATGACGGCGGTCTTGGGACCTTCCTCGACGAATTGAGCTTGTAGGCGCCAAACAACGCATCTCAGTATCATTGATGTGTGGACGCTTTGTTCGATCGTGACCGTGAGGCCGCGGCCATGGGTGACGCCACTAGAGCGTCATGAGCTCGTGGGGCGTCGTGCCCTCCGGCAGGAGCGAGATTAGAAGCTTTCCTAGCCACTATTCTCGTCCGCAGCCCATACCTGCCGCCATCGTGACTTCGCGGTCGCCAAACTTCACCCACGTATTCAGTGCTGCGGCGACGCCACTGACTATCGTAAGTCGTCGGCCCCTTGGGGCGCAGGGTCTTGTCAAGGCACCCTGACCGCAGCGCTAAATCCCAGACTGTCAAACGGGGCTCCGTGCGACGCGGAGAATCCCACTGTGAAGTTACCGACCTGCCACATTCAACGGCCGGCATCATTAAAGGGTTCGCTCCCGCCAGAGCCGCGTCCGAAGCAGGAGGAAGCGAAAGAACCGCGAAATATGCATTGATCTACACATGACTGTTGCTTTGCCTAAGAACGGGTTGGGCGGAAGCTGTGGCCGCACCACTTACTATTATCTGAGAAGGCTCAGTCGCGCTTTTCAGACAATATGGAGAAAAACATGGCCAGTATCGAAAGTCGTGGCGACACCAGCGGCGAATTGATTGCCGCAAGCAATGTAAGCGGCACCAGCGTCTATGATACTGTCGGAGAAAAACTGGGCACAGTTTACGATGTTATGCTCAGTAAAGTCTCTGGCAGAGCTGAGTATGCCGTCATAAGTTTTGGCGGTTTCTTGGGAATGGGTGAACGCTACCATCCTCTTCCGTGGCATCAGCTCAGATATGATACCCAAGTTGGTGGGTATGTCGTTGACCTAGATCGCAATCAGCTTGAAGGCGCGCCGAACTACGAGTCTAGCGATTTGCCTGCTTGGGATGATCGCCGCAGAACGGACATTGATACTTATTACGGGACTGGTGGGGGTTACGACACGGGCGGACTCGGTGAACGGCCGATGAATGTCTGATCGACCGCGCTCGTTATGCGGCGATCTCCTTCTCATCCGTGCCGACTCTCCCGTCTGCCGTTGGCGCGTTCAGGCGGCAAGGGCAGTCCTTATGATGTGTGCGATCGATGATCGGCCTATTGCATCACTGAACCGTCACGCCAGCAGGAGGCCCTTCATTAATCGCCCGTGCGCATGCTTCCGTGACAAGAGTCAGAAACTCTTCCAAAACCCGCGTTTCACGCTGGATTAGCCCTTCGCTGTCAATATGAACGACCCTTGGGCCTTCGCCTGCAAATTTCATCACGACCTGTCGCCTTCTTTTTCTTTCTTAACCTGGTACTATACACCCGTGTTGGGAATCCAGCGTTCGACCCGGGCGAATAGCCTCAAGGCTTAGAGCGAGCGTCGCGACAGGCCCCGGGAGTTCGGCGAATCAACCCAAATGGCCGTGCTTGCTGAACAGCGCTACTTTGTCTTCATACGTGAGACGTAATTTGCAGCCGCAACCCTCGCACTCGAAACTGCTGATCGATTTGAACCACATACCTCTTTTGGCTAATTCTTAGCCACACTGCTTGCATAGCAGGGTGACGTAGACGTTCAATAAGTTGCCTGAAAGCGCCACCGCCGCGACTCCAATTTTGTTGTCAGCTACAGTCTACCACATCGCCTCCCTTCGAACTCCGGCCCTGTAAGGCGTTTGGGGGGCATCTGCGTTACCTTCTGACGTCTTCCGTCCTGTTGTTGCCCCCCTCGTATGGAAAGGTTTCCGTCGTTGGCAGCAAAAGAAACAGCGTCCGCCGTACCATCCCGAGGTCTATACGCCCATATCAGCCTGGCTGGAGCCGAAGCTTTTCGTTGCGGCCACTTCGTGGAGAACAACCCGTGGCCTATGGGGAGCAACGAGCGAGCCGCGTGGGTCGCTGGTTGGCTCAATGCTCAAGCACTGGTTAAGCCTCCTGCTCAGCCTCCTGTGCCGCTCAAGGTCTCTGTCTCGAAGGCTCCTAAAGACGACGGTTTATGGACGTCCGAGGAGCGCTCGCATCGGTTACGGCCTTCCTGATTGTGCTCCCGTTCCTTTGGTTTTGGCGCAGGCTTCGGAAGAAGAAGGCACCGTTGCTGCTGCCGCCACCAGGCGGAACGCGCCGAGAGCCAACTCTCTAAATTCCCTGTGAGGACTGGACATGGGCTTCCTGACGATGCTCGCCAGCGCGGGCCTTTCGGCTTTCTTCGGTTTCAGCAAAATGTCCTTTTACTGGGTCGTTGCAACGGCAGCGCTATGGATGATCGGTTACATCATGGCGAAACCGCAGGTGCTATCCCGAATCCGGCTAGCTCCCGTCTTCGTTCCCGTATCGCTCTATTGCTCGGTGCTTTTACCCAACGCTATCTGCTTTGGAATTGGTCACTTGATCGGACTAGCTTGACCAACAAGGCCGATCATAATGGCGTCATGGCCCAGCTGCCTTCGCTTTCTGCGGCCCGTAGATGATGCCGCGCAGCCAATCCGACACGCCCTCCGGGTCTTCCTGGCCACTGGCAACGTCCGTCAGGAACTGAGCCGTCCCTGCCGCCTGCCCCGTCGGCAGACCAAGGATGTAGCCCGGCGCCTCGATAGCGTGGCGGACCCACTGCTCCGACGCAGGCTGGTCCCGCAGCCCGGTGGCAGACGCAGCGTCCTTACCCAGTTTCACGAAGCTGTCGAAGGTCTGCCCGACCGGGCTCATCTCATAACTCCTGCCATGGATCGCCGCGTCCGCCACGTCGCGCAGGACGGGAACGCCCGCCGGAACCTCGCCCAGCACAGCCTTCGCTGCCCATCCCGGCCAGGACTCATCGTTGCTTGGTCCGCCCTGCGACACCATCGCCTCGATCAGCGCGGGAACGGCGAGATAGAAGAAGAAGGTCGAGAGCGACTTGGCGAAATCGCCGCGGGCTTGAGCGACATTCCCAGCTCTCAGGTTTCGCACACCGCTGGCCGCCGACCTAATGCCGACGACCTGGCGATTATAGATATGGTTGAAGAACCCATAGAACATGGTGAACAGCTTCTGCGTCTCACTGCCGCGCTGGATGGCGGCAAGGTCTGGAGCGCCGTTTGCGCCATGGGCGTTGCGGACCGTCTTATCGGCGTAGGCAATGGCGTCAATGTCCTCCATCCCTTGTGCCTGGCCCTTCCGGTAAGCGCCCATCCAGGTTGGGAGCGCCGAGAGCATGTCGAGCATCCCGACACCGTAGTGGCCGAACCGCGCTGCATCTGCGATCACGCCGGACTTGCCCATGCTGTCGCGCACCGCATCGCGCACGTCGCGGTCGATCTCGTTCATGCGGTGCCGCATCTCGGCTGAGGCCGTGGTGATGAAGTCATATTGGCGCTTCATCTTGTCCATCGACCCGAAGAACTCGCTCGAGCCCTGAGCCAGCCACTTCGGCCCAAGCTCACCTACGCTATTCGAGAGCGCCGTCGTCCCGTGCTTCAGCATCGTGGTCGCACGGAACCCGATATTGACTATCATACTGTTCGTGCGGAGGCGGTGGAAGAAGGCATCCATGGCGGCCAGCGCGCGGGTGTCGGTGTTGCGGTCGTTCGCCACGCCTTGAAGCCAACGGTCGAGCTGGCTGCGTTGATCCCGCCCGATCGTGGAGTCCATGGCTGTCATCACGCGCTTGTCACGCAGCAGCTTGTCGGCATTCAGGATGGCCTCGCGATACGCCAGGTCGTGGACGCTCTGCCCCAACTTCCAGGCAATGACATCGGGGTTGAGGGAGATGGGCTCCTTCACCTGGCTCACGCGGCTGATGGTATGGCCCTTGGCCGTCGTGGCACGGACATAGTCCGCTTCGAAACGCGCATCGCCGCTCGCTTTGATGCGGTCGCCCAGAAGCGACAGGTTCGGATCATAGACGATCGGATAGTAGCCGCCCTTGAACTTGCCGAAGCTGGTCTCGACCTCGCGCGGCTCGATCTTCTCCAGGCCCACGCCCGTTAGGCGCCGCTGCATGGCCTCGATCCGAGGGAACAGGTTCTCGAATGTGTTCCAGACGCCTTGCACATAGTGCCAGTCGGCCTCGTTCATTTGCCGATCAAGAAGCGCCTGCACCGACTGCTCAGTCCAGTTGTAGCCGTCCAGCAGCCGCCCCAGGTTGCTCTCGTTGCCGGCGTTCAGCGCGATGGCGATCAGGCCGCGGCGCTTCAGCGCCATCGGGGCGCCGGTGCGAGGATCCGTGATACCGGGGTGCTCCGGCAGCGACTTGTCGAAGTCCTTCCCATAGCCTTTCGGCAGACTGTCGTTTAGGTCCCGAAGCTGCCCCGCTACCTCGGCTTGCAGATCGTTGGCGACGCCCTGGGCTGCTTTGATCGGCCGCCAGACAGCTTTGTTGAAGATGCCGTTAGGATCGTCGGCATCAAGGCGATCCAGAATCGCCTCCGGCTTGAGCAGCATGGCGTGGAACCGC
This window encodes:
- a CDS encoding MarR family transcriptional regulator, which codes for MKEEYDFAALLACRITTLMREKDRDLTLRQLAVLLICCTSKQPWTVKGLAIRLMIPTPSITRAVDHLERAGLVKRGDNPDDWRSVLVTITPDGKRYAARFFGGYEAGRRKVIE
- a CDS encoding GIY-YIG nuclease family protein, which encodes MKRNARLPPAIRYVYVIGPVSGLQKIGMATNPRARLATLQTASPLDLMIHVAIAVPFGDAPDVEHQAHRLLGKMCVRNEWFEATPAEALFAVYTAALPWMERRTMSGPQVIRATGFGPGLPAAAASTPVKWPPYGVQSTDLLPLFQPRGRDRTMSCDD
- a CDS encoding helix-turn-helix domain-containing protein — its product is MNLSAAQTRGARGFLGWSARQLAEAANLGLSTVQRLESGGAITSANMDAIRRALEAAGVEFIAENGGGAGVRMRNRST
- a CDS encoding sigma-70 family RNA polymerase sigma factor, with protein sequence MMTPEPRQQTSTTTEEMLSALLRRCASGDASAFRDLYIAQAWRLTRLAMRITDDADLAADAVHDTLLQVWTHAATFDAQRGDAGAWLTSIVRYRALDIKRPRWREKPVTAAPDQKDASADALTQLIGDVEAQALHRCLKILEPHRRAILTSAYVDGVSRIDLAAQHRVPIATMKSWIKRDLARLKHCLRS
- a CDS encoding response regulator; protein product: MSELLRSEDGRYTDWRAQLPVLKKFSIPGRHSMADHGYHPRILIVEDEALVAIVIAEQLTDLGYEVVTVATVKQALANLKPEHRLDAALLDLQLEGEQSFAVGDALVERRVPFAFMTGFGPSGLKGTRFFDVPVLAKPFRFEELKRSLLGLLAAPGLR
- a CDS encoding response regulator, which produces MTDVTRILVVEDDHLLRMIAVGVLEEEGFEVFEAHDGDAAVIHLTDQASSMLCSPTSKCLGSWTALESPTTHAAFILASR
- a CDS encoding NUDIX hydrolase — encoded protein: MSQILQQYAALPVTGREGRFQVLLVTSRGTGRWIIPKGHPEKKMTPSSVAALEALEEAGVSGSIEPEPLGRYQSTKRLPSGEVVACNVTVFRLDVSEHHSNWKEDTERKRLWVPLIQAARFVDDGGLGTFLDELSL
- a CDS encoding PRC-barrel domain-containing protein, yielding MASIESRGDTSGELIAASNVSGTSVYDTVGEKLGTVYDVMLSKVSGRAEYAVISFGGFLGMGERYHPLPWHQLRYDTQVGGYVVDLDRNQLEGAPNYESSDLPAWDDRRRTDIDTYYGTGGGYDTGGLGERPMNV